One window of Thalassovita mediterranea genomic DNA carries:
- a CDS encoding 2'-deoxycytidine 5'-triphosphate deaminase, whose translation MVEPRQGVLPDGELKELFGKGSIRADRPLDADQIQPASLDLRLGTVAYRIRASFLPGDRRRVTDVLEEPGLALHEIPLTDAGAVLETGCVYLVPLMETVRLPDGISGRANPKSSTGRIDVFTRLVTDRANAFDDIQEGYDGPLWLEISPRTYSILARPGDRLAQLRLRRGKPQNVSDLIVSIDMEAADGKPVGWRAKHHAGLIDLRAIGGHEVADYWEPLFPHKGRVVLNPEDFYILASRESVSVAPGQAAEMAPVAPELGEFRAHYAGFFDPGFGTNAGGSRAVLEVRSRDVPFILEHGQPVAKLVYEDMAGEPAALYGGKSSNYQGQRLKLSKHFA comes from the coding sequence ATGGTTGAGCCAAGACAGGGCGTCCTGCCCGACGGGGAATTGAAAGAGCTGTTCGGGAAAGGCTCGATCAGGGCTGACCGGCCGCTGGACGCCGATCAGATCCAGCCTGCCAGCCTCGATCTTCGTCTAGGCACTGTCGCCTATCGCATCCGGGCAAGCTTCCTGCCGGGCGATCGCCGCCGGGTCACCGACGTTCTGGAAGAGCCGGGCCTTGCGCTGCATGAAATCCCGCTGACCGATGCAGGCGCCGTGCTGGAAACAGGCTGCGTCTATCTCGTCCCGCTGATGGAAACCGTACGCCTGCCGGACGGCATTTCAGGGCGCGCGAACCCAAAAAGTTCTACCGGGCGGATCGATGTTTTCACCCGGCTCGTCACCGACCGCGCCAATGCATTCGACGACATTCAGGAAGGCTATGACGGCCCACTCTGGCTGGAAATCAGTCCGCGGACCTATTCCATCCTCGCGCGGCCCGGTGATCGGCTCGCCCAGCTGCGTCTTCGCCGCGGCAAGCCGCAGAATGTCAGCGACCTGATCGTCTCCATCGACATGGAGGCCGCAGATGGCAAACCAGTTGGCTGGCGCGCCAAGCATCATGCCGGACTGATCGACCTTCGCGCTATTGGCGGCCATGAGGTGGCTGACTATTGGGAGCCGCTTTTCCCGCATAAGGGGCGAGTCGTGCTCAATCCTGAGGATTTCTATATCCTCGCTTCACGTGAAAGCGTCAGCGTCGCCCCCGGCCAGGCCGCCGAAATGGCCCCGGTCGCGCCGGAACTGGGTGAGTTTCGTGCGCATTATGCTGGCTTCTTCGATCCGGGCTTCGGGACGAATGCAGGCGGCTCGCGCGCCGTTCTGGAGGTTCGCTCACGCGATGTGCCCTTCATCCTCGAGCACGGCCAGCCGGTTGCAAAGCTCGTCTATGAGGACATGGCAGGCGAGCCGGCCGCGCTCTATGGCGGCAAGTCGAGCAATTATCAGGGCCAGCGGCTCAAACTGTCCAAGCATTTTGCCTGA